The Streptomyces bacillaris sequence GATCGGCAGCACGACTTCGTGCTCGTCGAAGCGGGCCATGGCTCCGGGATCGGCCAGCAGGACGCTGGTGTCGAGAACGTATGTGCGCCTGTCGGGCATGCGGCGCTTGCTACTGGTCACCACGGAAGGACGTACCCCCTCGGACGAGGTCGGGGAGCGCGACGGACGGTCGCGGAACTCCCCGAAAGGAGAGGACGGACCGGGATCTGGCCCCTGTGCGCGGGCCGGACCACGGCCTCCGCGTCGGCCGCAGGCTGACTGCGTCTACGGTCCTTCGTGTGCAAAGGGCCTCCCGGGCGAGCGGACTGGGTGCCGCTCACTTGGATGCGACATCCGCCCGGCTGATGACCGGATGTCGACCTGTCAGGGGTATTCCCTGTTCGGCCCGGAGCCATGCCGCTGCATATGACACGGTGTGGAGAAGTCCCGGTGGACGCGCGATGACTCCCGTATATACGTGTCGGCCCCCCTGTGGAGGCCCGGTGAGGCCCTAGAGAGGGGAGCCGACGTGTACGGAGAGGAGGAGGGCCGGATTCAGGCGCCGTAGCGGCGGTGGCGGGCGGAGTAGTCGCGCAGCGCCCGGAGGAAGTCGACCTTGCGGAAGGCCGGCCAGAAGACCTCGCAGAAGTAGTACTCCGAATGGGCGCTCTGCCAGAGCATGAAGCCCGACAGGCGCTGCTCGCCGCTGGTCCGGATCACCAGGTCGGGGTCGGGCTGGCCGCGGGTGTAGAGGTGCTCGGAGATCAGGTCGGTGGAGACGATCTCCGCCAGCTCCTCGAAGGTGGTGCCCCGCTCCGCGTGCTCCAGGAGCAGCGAGCGTACGGCGTCCGCGATCTCCTGGCGGCCGCCGTAGCCGACGGCGACATTGACGATTATCCCGTCGACGTGGGAGGTCGACTGCTCGGCCTCCTTGAGCACGAGCTGCGTCTCGGCGGGCAGCAGGTCGAGCGTGCCGACGTGGTGGACGCGCCAGCGGCCGTCGGCGGCGAGGTTGCGTACGGTGTTCTCGATGATGCGCAGGAGCGGTTTCAGCTCGTGCTCGGGCCGGTCGAAGTTGTCCGTGGAGAGCATCCAGAGGGTGACGACCTCGACATCGGTCTCGCTGCACCAGCCGAGCAGCTCGGAGATCTTGTCCGCGCCCGCCTGGTGGCCCTGCACGGCCGAGCCCCCGGAGGCCTTGGCCCACCGCCGGTTGCCGTCGAGGATGACCCCGATGTGCTTCGGCACCTGGTCGTGGTCCAGGCGGCCTTCCACCCGGCGCGCGTAGAGCCTGTACACCAGGTCGCGGAAGTTCACTGAGTTCACCCTCTCGGTTCCGTACGGGCCCGGGGCCCGCCCTCCCCGTCGCCGGGGGTCGGGGGTCCACCCCCGCGGGGGAGCGCCGCACGGTCCGCACGGACCCGCGCGGGCGTGAGCCGCGCCGC is a genomic window containing:
- a CDS encoding isoprenyl transferase; this translates as MNFRDLVYRLYARRVEGRLDHDQVPKHIGVILDGNRRWAKASGGSAVQGHQAGADKISELLGWCSETDVEVVTLWMLSTDNFDRPEHELKPLLRIIENTVRNLAADGRWRVHHVGTLDLLPAETQLVLKEAEQSTSHVDGIIVNVAVGYGGRQEIADAVRSLLLEHAERGTTFEELAEIVSTDLISEHLYTRGQPDPDLVIRTSGEQRLSGFMLWQSAHSEYYFCEVFWPAFRKVDFLRALRDYSARHRRYGA